One Streptococcus gallolyticus subsp. gallolyticus DSM 16831 DNA window includes the following coding sequences:
- a CDS encoding flavodoxin produces the protein MSKSLIIYFSITGNTKRVAQQMARKIGADLYQIDVENPYTSKDLDWIIPNCRANVEQKDSASRPAYHGKLPDISQYDTVIFGHPIWWGIPPRIIYTVIEALDLTGKKVASFATSGGSTYSDAQIEMDNLLKNPVKGRILSSETSINSWLADNGLIS, from the coding sequence ATGTCGAAATCATTGATTATTTACTTTTCCATTACAGGAAATACGAAACGTGTCGCCCAGCAAATGGCACGTAAAATAGGCGCTGATTTGTATCAAATTGACGTTGAAAATCCCTATACAAGTAAGGATTTAGACTGGATAATTCCAAATTGTCGTGCCAATGTTGAACAAAAAGATTCAGCCAGTCGCCCAGCTTATCACGGGAAATTGCCTGATATTAGCCAATATGACACGGTTATTTTTGGTCATCCGATTTGGTGGGGAATTCCGCCACGTATCATCTATACGGTCATCGAAGCTTTGGACTTGACTGGGAAAAAAGTCGCTAGTTTTGCAACCTCTGGCGGTTCAACTTATAGCGATGCCCAGATTGAAATGGATAATTTGCTGAAAAATCCTGTCAAGGGGCGTATTTTATCAAGTGAAACGTCGATTAATAGCTGGTTGGCAGACAATGGTCTGATTAGTTAG
- a CDS encoding aldo/keto reductase yields MQYVTLNTGTQMPQLGFGVYQIPEKETERIVSLAIKTGYRHIDTAQYYRNEVGVGQAIKASGLPRENFFITTQLATSGYRATKAQIAQALKNLQTDYIDLMLIHWVVSDYEGTYQALQEAYQAGQLKAIGLSNFNQEQIKGILAKFSVKPAVLQNEMHVFQQQVAMRQFCHKNDIQFESWAPFGEGKENIFNHPLLTTIGSQYHKTAAQVILRFLLQEGVVAIPKSANSERMKENFEVFDFELSAKDMEAIRQLDRGHGLFGWNE; encoded by the coding sequence ATGCAATACGTAACACTCAACACTGGGACACAGATGCCTCAGTTGGGATTTGGTGTTTATCAAATTCCTGAAAAAGAGACAGAGAGAATTGTTAGTCTAGCGATAAAAACAGGCTACCGTCACATTGATACGGCACAATATTATCGTAATGAAGTTGGTGTTGGTCAGGCGATTAAGGCGTCTGGTTTGCCAAGAGAGAACTTTTTCATCACAACCCAATTAGCAACATCAGGTTATCGTGCGACAAAGGCACAGATTGCGCAGGCTTTAAAGAATTTGCAAACAGATTATATTGATTTGATGTTGATTCATTGGGTGGTATCTGATTACGAAGGAACTTACCAAGCTTTGCAAGAAGCTTATCAAGCAGGTCAATTAAAAGCAATCGGTTTGTCGAATTTTAACCAAGAACAAATCAAAGGAATTTTAGCTAAATTTTCTGTGAAACCAGCGGTGCTCCAAAATGAAATGCACGTTTTTCAGCAACAAGTTGCTATGCGACAATTTTGCCACAAAAATGATATTCAATTTGAATCTTGGGCGCCCTTTGGCGAAGGCAAGGAAAATATTTTTAATCATCCTTTGTTAACAACGATTGGCAGCCAATATCACAAGACAGCTGCGCAGGTTATTTTACGCTTTTTACTTCAAGAAGGTGTGGTAGCTATTCCAAAATCAGCCAATAGTGAGCGGATGAAAGAGAATTTTGAGGTTTTTGATTTTGAATTGTCTGCTAAAGATATGGAAGCAATTCGTCAGCTTGACCGTGGACATGGTTTATTTGGTTGGAACGAATGA
- a CDS encoding SDR family oxidoreductase, producing the protein MKIFVAGSTGRVATELLKKLSAKNYQVIAGARRPEAVVELPNVTPQKMDLHASVDNIAELLKGADVVVFAAGSRGKDLLQTDAYGAVKLMQAAKKAGITRFVMLSALYSLTPDKWPDNLTDYYIAKFFADNYLVNQSGLDYTIVQPGNLLEEAGQGHIALGDKGFTAISIEDVASVLAEIVDKPSTFKRVIAINPGSTAISQLFD; encoded by the coding sequence ATGAAGATTTTTGTGGCAGGTTCGACAGGTCGTGTAGCGACAGAACTTTTGAAAAAATTATCAGCAAAAAATTACCAAGTGATTGCGGGTGCTCGTCGTCCAGAAGCAGTTGTTGAACTGCCCAACGTTACACCGCAGAAAATGGATTTGCATGCTTCGGTTGATAATATTGCAGAACTTTTAAAAGGTGCTGACGTTGTTGTGTTTGCGGCGGGTTCTCGTGGTAAGGATTTGCTACAAACCGATGCCTACGGTGCTGTCAAATTAATGCAGGCAGCTAAAAAAGCTGGCATTACTCGTTTTGTGATGTTGAGTGCACTTTATTCCTTAACACCTGATAAATGGCCAGATAATCTGACTGATTATTATATCGCTAAATTCTTTGCGGATAATTATCTGGTGAATCAATCTGGTTTGGACTACACGATTGTTCAGCCAGGAAATTTATTGGAAGAAGCAGGGCAAGGTCACATTGCTTTGGGAGATAAAGGCTTTACCGCTATTTCAATTGAAGATGTGGCGAGTGTTTTAGCAGAAATTGTTGACAAACCGTCAACTTTTAAACGTGTGATTGCGATCAATCCTGGTAGCACAGCCATTTCACAATTATTTGATTAA
- a CDS encoding bifunctional homocysteine S-methyltransferase/methylenetetrahydrofolate reductase, producing the protein MSRLLERLKTDILVADGAMGTLLYANGLDNCYEAYNLTHPDKISAIHHAYLETGADIIQTNTYAAKRHRLKGYAYDDQVKKINQAGVKIAREAAGDDAFVLGTVGALRGLKQCDLTLDEIIEETLEQVGYLIETNQIDGLLFETYYDEEEIIEVLKAVRPITDLPIITNIALHEAGITENGRPLVEILGKLVMLGADVVGLNCHLGPYHMIKSLKQVPLFAQSYLSVYPNASLLSFVDDNGSGQYGFSQNADYFGKSAELLVAEGARLIGGCCGTTPDHIRAVKRAVKGLKPVERKFVTPMVEEAELIKAAKQSETLVDRVKREVTIIAELDPPKTLDIAKFTEGVKALDKAGISAITLADNSLAKTRICNVSIAALLKNEISTPFLLHLSCRDHNMIGLQSRLLGMDVLGFNHVLAITGDPSKIGDFPGATSVYDATSFKLLALIKQLNKGQGYSGASIKKETNFTAAAAFNPNVKNLSRCGRLIERKVAAGADYFITQPVFNTEIIDELADLTRDYEAPFFVGIMPITSYNNAIFLHNEVPGIQLSDEFLAKLEVVKDDKETCQKLALEESKQLIDRALEHFNGIYLITPFMRYDLTVELIDYIHQKVELKNQRIS; encoded by the coding sequence ATGTCACGATTATTAGAACGTTTAAAAACAGATATTCTGGTAGCCGACGGTGCTATGGGAACTCTTCTTTACGCCAATGGTCTTGACAATTGCTACGAAGCTTATAATCTTACACATCCAGATAAAATTTCAGCCATTCATCATGCTTATCTTGAGACAGGGGCAGACATTATCCAAACCAATACCTATGCTGCTAAACGCCATCGTCTGAAAGGCTATGCTTATGATGACCAAGTTAAGAAAATCAATCAGGCTGGTGTTAAAATTGCTAGGGAAGCTGCAGGTGATGATGCTTTTGTTCTTGGAACTGTTGGAGCTCTTCGTGGGCTTAAACAATGTGATTTAACCCTTGATGAAATTATTGAGGAGACTTTGGAACAAGTCGGGTATTTGATTGAAACGAATCAAATTGATGGTTTGCTTTTTGAAACTTATTATGATGAAGAAGAAATTATCGAAGTTTTAAAAGCTGTTAGACCGATAACTGATTTGCCAATTATCACTAATATTGCTCTCCATGAAGCTGGAATTACGGAAAATGGTCGTCCTTTAGTTGAAATTCTAGGAAAATTAGTCATGTTAGGTGCTGATGTGGTTGGCTTGAATTGCCACCTCGGTCCCTATCACATGATTAAGTCACTGAAACAAGTTCCGCTTTTTGCTCAGTCTTATTTGTCTGTTTATCCAAATGCTAGTTTGTTGTCTTTTGTTGATGACAATGGCAGCGGTCAGTATGGCTTTAGTCAAAATGCTGATTATTTCGGAAAGAGTGCAGAACTTCTTGTGGCAGAAGGTGCGCGTTTGATAGGTGGTTGTTGTGGAACAACGCCTGACCATATCAGAGCGGTAAAACGTGCTGTTAAAGGATTAAAACCTGTTGAACGAAAATTTGTGACACCAATGGTTGAAGAAGCAGAGCTTATCAAAGCGGCTAAACAATCAGAGACATTGGTTGATAGGGTCAAAAGAGAAGTTACGATTATTGCGGAGTTAGACCCACCAAAGACGCTTGACATTGCGAAATTTACGGAAGGGGTAAAAGCCTTAGACAAAGCAGGAATTTCAGCCATTACCTTAGCAGATAATTCGCTAGCTAAGACGCGAATTTGTAATGTTAGTATCGCGGCTCTATTGAAAAATGAAATTTCAACACCGTTTCTTTTGCATTTATCCTGCCGTGACCATAATATGATTGGTTTGCAATCGCGACTTTTGGGAATGGACGTTTTAGGATTTAATCATGTTCTTGCCATTACAGGAGATCCGTCAAAAATCGGTGATTTTCCTGGTGCCACAAGTGTTTATGATGCTACAAGCTTTAAATTGTTAGCACTCATAAAACAGCTCAATAAAGGTCAAGGATACAGTGGAGCTAGTATCAAGAAAGAGACCAATTTTACAGCAGCTGCGGCTTTTAACCCAAACGTCAAAAATCTATCACGCTGTGGTCGTTTAATCGAAAGAAAGGTAGCGGCAGGAGCAGATTATTTCATCACACAACCTGTTTTTAACACAGAGATTATTGATGAATTAGCCGATTTAACACGAGATTATGAAGCGCCATTTTTTGTAGGTATCATGCCGATTACAAGCTATAATAATGCTATTTTCCTTCATAATGAAGTTCCTGGTATCCAACTATCAGATGAGTTTTTAGCAAAATTAGAAGTTGTTAAAGATGATAAAGAAACCTGTCAAAAATTGGCTTTGGAAGAAAGTAAACAATTAATTGACCGCGCTTTGGAGCATTTTAATGGGATTTATCTCATCACACCATTTATGCGCTATGACTTGACAGTTGAGTTGATTGATTACATTCACCAAAAAGTTGAGTTAAAAAATCAAAGAATATCTTAA
- a CDS encoding aldo/keto reductase: MEYTKLGNTGLEVSKLCLGCMSFGDASLGFHSGWLLDEEKSRIIIKKALDLGINFFDTANVYGKGTSEEYLGRALRDFADRDEVIIATKVFFGDGLHEGRNTTGLSRKAIFSQVEASLKRLGTDYIDVLYIHRWDYNTPIEETMSALNDLVRSGKVHYLGASAMYAWQFQKAQYVAEKNGWTKFSVMQNHYNMLYREDEREMIPFCKDSGVGLAPYSPLAAGRVVRDWDADTARSKTDETAKMKYDSTEEQDKAIVARVAEVAEKYGVTRAQVALAWLWQKGIDSPIVGVTKEKYLDDFMGAFDVTLTNDDMAYLDENYLPHKIVGAL; encoded by the coding sequence ATGGAATACACAAAATTGGGAAATACAGGTCTTGAAGTGTCAAAATTATGTCTTGGTTGCATGAGTTTTGGTGATGCTAGTCTTGGTTTTCATTCCGGTTGGCTTTTAGATGAAGAAAAATCACGTATCATCATTAAGAAAGCCTTAGATTTGGGCATTAACTTTTTCGATACAGCAAATGTTTACGGAAAAGGAACAAGTGAGGAATACCTTGGTCGTGCTCTTCGTGACTTTGCGGATCGTGATGAAGTGATTATTGCCACAAAGGTTTTCTTTGGTGATGGTTTACACGAGGGACGAAATACAACTGGTTTGTCACGAAAAGCAATTTTTAGTCAAGTCGAAGCTAGTCTTAAACGTTTAGGAACAGATTATATTGATGTGCTTTACATTCATCGTTGGGATTATAACACACCGATTGAAGAAACTATGTCTGCACTTAATGATTTAGTGCGCTCTGGTAAGGTGCATTATCTTGGTGCGTCAGCAATGTATGCTTGGCAGTTCCAAAAAGCGCAGTATGTGGCTGAGAAAAATGGTTGGACAAAATTTTCAGTCATGCAAAATCATTACAATATGCTTTATCGTGAGGACGAACGTGAAATGATTCCGTTTTGTAAAGATTCAGGTGTTGGTTTAGCGCCTTATAGTCCTTTGGCAGCAGGTCGCGTGGTGCGCGATTGGGATGCGGATACTGCACGTAGTAAGACAGATGAAACAGCCAAAATGAAATACGATAGCACCGAAGAACAAGATAAAGCTATCGTAGCGCGAGTGGCAGAAGTTGCAGAAAAATACGGTGTTACTCGTGCCCAAGTTGCTCTTGCTTGGCTATGGCAAAAAGGGATTGACTCACCGATTGTTGGAGTGACAAAAGAAAAATACCTAGATGATTTCATGGGGGCTTTTGATGTGACTTTGACAAATGACGATATGGCTTATTTGGACGAAAACTATTTACCACATAAAATTGTTGGGGCTTTGTAA